Proteins encoded by one window of Vigna radiata var. radiata cultivar VC1973A chromosome 5, Vradiata_ver6, whole genome shotgun sequence:
- the LOC111241596 gene encoding uncharacterized protein LOC111241596: protein MIIDGGSCTNVASTRVVDKLKLPTIAHAKPYKLQWLSEEGEIXVNKQVHISFSIGKYQDEVLCDVVPMEATHILLGRPWQFDRNVQHDGLTNRMSFTYQGRKVILKHLTPKEIHEDHLIMKSKRGVEKEKVKNNLLISHKEVIKVIGKREPIFCVVPFQCLTSTPAIKSSKLDSLLEEFHDVFQDPPKGLPPIRGIEHQIDFIPGASLPNRPAYRTNPMETQEIQRQVEGFLSKGWVRDSMSPCAMLVILVPKKDGSRCMCTDCRAINNITIKYRHLIPRLDDLLDELHGSTIFSKIDLKSGYNQIRTKEGDEWKTA, encoded by the coding sequence ATGATCATAGACGGGGGAAGTTGCACTAATGTGGCTAGCACACGCGTAGTGGACAAGCTCAAGCTACCCACTATTGCACATGCCAAGCCATACAAGCTTCAATGGTTAAGTGAGGAGGGTGAAATCTNGGTCAATAAGCAAgtccatatttccttttctattggCAAGTATCAAGATGAGgttctttgtgatgttgtaCCCATGGAAGCCACTCACATTCTATTaggaagaccatggcaatttgatagaAATGTTCAACATGATGGTCTTACTAATAGGATGTCATTCACTTACCAAGGGCGCAAGGTCATATTAAAACATCTCACTCCAAAGGAAATACATGAGGACCACCTCATCATGAAGTCCAAGAGAGGTGTAGAAAAGGAGAAGGTCAAGAATAATCTCCTCATCTCTCATAAAGAGGTAATTAAAGTTATTGGAAAAAGGGAGCCTATTTTTTGTGTTGTTCCATTCCAATGTCTTACATCCACTCCTGCTATTAAGTCTTCCAAGCTCGATAGTTTGCTAGAGGAGTTCCACGATGTGTTTCAAGATCCTCCAAAAGGTTTACCACCTATTAGAGGAATTGAGcaccaaattgattttatacCAGGAGCTTCTCTTCCAAACCGTCCAGCCTATAGAACAAATCCCATGGAAACCCAAGAAATACAAAGACAAGTAGAGGGGTTTTTGTCCAAAGGGTGGGTTCGAGATAGCATGAGTCCATGTGCTATGCTGGTCATACTTGTTCCTAAGAAAGATGGTTCACGGTGCATGTGCACAGATTGTAGGGCCATTAATAACATCACCATTAAGTATAGGCATCTCATTCCTAGGTTAGATGATTTATTAGATGAGCTTCATGGATCCACtatattttccaaaattgatcttaaaagcggatataatcaaattcgaACCAAAGAAGGGGATGAATGGAAAACCGCTTGA